One genomic region from Branchiostoma lanceolatum isolate klBraLanc5 chromosome 7, klBraLanc5.hap2, whole genome shotgun sequence encodes:
- the LOC136438918 gene encoding B-cell CLL/lymphoma 6 member B protein-like, translating to MAANVDHTQEYPNHAHSILSLLYQQRKAGHPLCDVTLDVGGKIFSAHKAVLAANSPYFRSHFASDARAGVVYLNGLTERGVEVILEYMYIGRLNLSIENGLEVNTAASFLHMMEVVADCTHYLAAALQGKGKRAVEPTLQARQASLAQTVTRISQVQQESAASKADSMILASMLGGTRSLPSSFSNPATSREEAMQSTSMPFPLLSQSNSATGQVCSSSSQQLSPVLQATPVLCQRNPHTVAESRLGQLPALSIDNSKQRCSSTESPAHQRRVSESQEHFGSLVCKTEEEEVISLSSNEDFPADMDYHRDSMNELVQQEESGFSSGRAYVPPGETGDEERPWLCMECGARFKTKRVLQHHFIFRHSEERPFMCTCCQARFKRKCELKRHMYTHTGDKPVPCRLCPASFICRSQLLAHLKSRHNYNSTDQDVNSPNKSEEDSCGTT from the coding sequence ATGGCTGCTAACGTAGACCACACCCAAGAGTACCCAAACCATGCCCACTCCATCCTCAGTCTGTTATACCAGCAGCGAAAAGCGGGGCACCCTCTCTGCGATGTCACTCTGGACGTGGGGGGTAAAATCTTCTCCGCCCACAAGGCCGTACTGGCCGCAAACTCCCCGTACTTTCGCTCGCACTTCGCGTCCGATGCGCGAGCGGGTGTGGTGTACTTGAACGGACTGACAGAGCGGGGAGTGGAGGTCATactagagtacatgtacattggtcgACTCAACCTGAGCATCGAGAACGGACTGGAAGTTAACACCGCGGCGAGTTTCCTCCACATGATGGAGGTGGTGGCGGACTGTACCCACTACCTGGCCGCGGCGCTGCAAGGGAAGGGGAAGAGAGCCGTAGAACCAACATTACAGGCGAGGCAAGCGAGTCTTGCACAGACTGTGACAAGAATTTCACAGGTACAGCAGGAAAGTGCAGCAAGCAAAGCCGACTCGATGATTCTGGCATCCATGTTGGGCGGTACAAGGTCCCTACCGTCGTCATTCAGCAATCCAGCAACCTCTAGGGAGGAGGCAATGCAGTCAACGTCCATGCCTTTTCCCTTGTTGTCACAGTCGAATTCTGCAACAGGACAGGTTTGCAGCAGCTCCTCCCAGCAGCTGTCACCAGTACTGCAGGCTACACCTGTGCTGTGCCAGCGCAATCCTCACACTGTGGCAGAGTCAAGACTGGGACAGTTACCGGCTCTCTCCATAGACAATTCAAAGCAACGCTGTAGTAGTACTGAGTCACCTGCACATCAAAGACGAGTCTCTGAAAGTCAGGAACACTTCGGCTCTCTCGTGTGCAAAACTGAAGAAGAGGAGGTGATATCCCTCTCCAGTAACGAAGACTTTCCCGCGGACATGGACTACCACAGGGACTCCATGAACGAGCTAGTGCAGCAAGAGGAGAGCGGGTTTTCCAGCGGGAGGGCGTACGTTCCACCGGGAGAGACGGGAGACGAGGAACGGCCGTGGCTTTGCATGGAGTGTGGCGCCCGCTTCAAGACCAAGAGGGTCCTGCAACACCACTTCATCTTCCGTCACAGCGAAGAGCGGCCGTTCATGTGTACCTGCTGCCAGGCGAGGTTTAAGAGGAAGTGTGAACTGAAGAGacacatgtacacgcacacGGGTGACAAGCCCGTTCCCTGCAGGCTGTGTCCCGCCAGTTTTATCTGCAGAAGTCAGCTACTGGCGCATCTGAAATCTCGCCACAATTACAACAGTACCGACCAAGATGTCAACAGTCCAAACAAGAGCGAAGAAGACTCGTGTGGAACCACTTAG
- the LOC136438917 gene encoding cyclic nucleotide-binding domain-containing protein 1-like yields MALLKSSGGKNASGDWSNRPSWDTRLKRTPQQRVPRETTKELIDYDQLSWLTSIPGLSSKYSPESSMDAHRTFMENYHRMFLKPTPLSALPSKTASARSGYSKGPEKSKHTSLMSVGSLSSQKVGQLAPLQETSHDIRVHLSKLHREQRSENPQQQRQACIRTLRKILRKMPFERSAREHHTVYKGLQLFSMMADQVSDEVLKEMATVAKLDVWRETGVPVFGNQGLHLILKGTVRPQTLPYIKLLSQVAEFDCPTPIMDDITPELGVGDCFGTLERVEGRESNSRILTVLTQDPCEFLIIYGNDYKKVVEQLEHRDKSEKTQLVQACPVYQLWPRLAVGQLARIISWEQFDPNWVVVTEGSKAPFIAFIKSGECHVLREVEALHKLPNGQRVKKRKQVVVGRLKEFESFGEVSILENMPFTCSVVTATPVTMGVITEEKLSELDDTTRQLLLQSSAPNFAHLSQDDIHDEYMSQEMKREWNEYKHGIVIESINALGIRPGYGKWKKT; encoded by the exons ATGGCCCTTCTGAAGTCAAGTGGAGGAAAGAACGCCAGCGGGGATTGGTCGAATAGACCTAGCTGGGACACGAGACTGAAACGTACACCACAACAGAGAG TGCCAAGGGAGACCACCAAGGAGCTAATCGACTATGACCAGCTGTCCTGGCTGACCAGTATCCCTGGTCTCAGTAGCAA ATACAGTCCAGAGTCGAGCATGGATGCCCACAGAACCTTCATGGAAAACTATCACCGCATGTTCCTGAAACCAACACCGCTGTCCGCCCTTCCCAGCAAGACAGCATCAGCTAGGAGTGGCTATAGCAA AGGGCCAGAAAAGTCCAAGCACACGTCGTTGATGTCAGTTG ggtcGCTGTCGTCACAGAAGGTTGGGCAGTTGGCGCCTCTGCAGGAGACGAGTCATGACATACGGGTTCACCTGTCCAAACTACACCGGGAGCAGCGCAGCGAAAACCCTCAACAGCAGAGACAGGCCTGCATCAGGACGCTGCGCAAGATACTCAGGAAAAT GCCTTTCGAGCGCTCTGCCCGTGAACATCACACGGTGTACAAGGGTCTGCAGCTGTTCTCCATGATGGCTGACCAGGTCAGTGATGAAGTGCTGAAGGAGATGGCCACGGTGGCCAAACTGGACGTGTGGAGGGAGACAGGCGTGCCTG TGTTTGGTAACCAGGGGTTGCACCTGATCCTGAAGGGCACCGTCAGACCACAGACTCTGCCCTACATCAAGCTGCTGAGTCAGGTGGCAGAGTTTGACTGTCCTACTCCCATCATGGACGACATTACACCTGAG CTTGGAGTTGGAGACTGTTTTGGAACTCTGGAGAGAGTAGAAGGAAGAGAGTCCAACAGCAG AATTTTGACAGTGTTGACCCAAGACCCCTGTGAGTTTCTCATCATCTACGGCAATGACTACAAGAAGGTGGTGGAG CAACTTGAACACAGAGATAAGTCGGAGAAAACCCAGCTAGTCCAGGCCTGCCCTGTCTATCAGCTATGGCCGCGCCTCGCCGTCGGACAACTCGCCAGGATTATCAGCTGGGAGCAGTTCGACCCAAACTGGG TGGTGGTGACAGAAGGTAGTAAGGCCCCCTTCATAGCCTTCATAAAGTCAGGAGAGTGTCATGTGCTGCGGGAGGTTGAGGCTCTCCACAAACTACCAAATGGCCAAAGG GTGAAGAAAAGAAAGCAGGTTGTAGTCGGCAGGCTGAAGGAGTTTGAGTCGTTCGGGGAGGTCAGCATCCTGGAGAACATGCCCTTCACCTGTTCTGTCGTCACGGCAACCCCTGTTACCATGGGAGTCATCACGGAGGAAAAATTATCAG AACTTGATGACACCACAcgtcagctgctgctgcagtctTCTGCGCCAAACTTCGCCCATCTTTCTCAG GATGACATCCATGATGAATACATGTCTCAAGAAATGAAGAGAGAATGGAATGAGTATAAG CATGGAATTGTGATTGAGTCCATTAATGCTCTTGGAATCCGTCCAGGCTACGGGAAGTGGAAAAAGACATAG